AAGATATTCGCATTGACGGGTGGGCCATCGAATGTCGTATTAATGCAGAGGACCCAGACAAAAACTTTATGCCCCATCCGGGTACCATCAAAACTTATCACCAACCGGGCGGTCCTGGGGTCCGTCTGGACAGTGCAGCCTATAATGGTTATGCTATACCACCCTTTTATGATTCGATGATTGGCAAGCTAATTGTTTGGGGCAGAGACAGGGACGAAGCTATACGCAGAATGCAAAGGGCCTTAGACGAATTTGTCATTGAAGGGATACCTACCACCATTCCTTTCCATAAAAAGGTATTAAATAACGCTTTCTTCCGCAGGGGTGAAGTCTATACAAACTTTATTCAACGACGAATATTGCCTGACTAATAGTTTGGTTGCTGTGGTCAGGATGAATATGGTATAATTCCTAGGAAACATTGGATATTTTTGGAGGTGTACCATGACAGATAATAAGCGCGATATCGTGGTTATGACTCCCCATGAAGGATTAGGTGGTATCCGCATTTCAGATGATGTAGTAGGGGTTATCGCCGGGATGGCTGCAACCGAGGTTTCCGGAGTTGCAGGTATGAGTGGAGGTCTTGGCGGCGGCATTGCCGAAATGCTGGGCAGAAAGAACCTGTCCAAGGGTGTAAAAGTTGAAGTTGGGGAAAAGGAAGCGGCAGTGGATCTTTTCGTTATTGTTGAGTTTGGTGTCCGCATTCCGGATGTGGCTTCCCAGATCCAAATGAATGTAAAGCGTGCCATCGAAGGCATGACAGGTCTTTCTGTGGTGGAAGTGAATGTCCATGTGCAAGGCGTTACTTTTCCTAATGCAGATACAAAAGAAGATGAACCAAACCGCGTAAGATAAAATTAAAAAGGTGAAGATATATAGAATCGGAACCAATACTTATTGGTTCCGCATTTTATATTTAGCATATGGAAACTATAATCTTTCTAATATGCACAAGGGTACATTCTTTTATTTTATAAAGGCTCATAGTATTATAAAAAAGGGAGGGGATTCAGTGAGTCCCTTTGACCGTTCTTTGCTCATATTTTATACCTTGTTAATGACAATATTTAGTCTGTTGGCATTGTTAATTGTTTCTGGTTGGTGGCAACAGCCCTTATACCTTTTGTGGCAAAGCCCCTACGTGCATGATTTGCAACTTTACCTGTCTATATTTATAGGCGTTTTATTACTTGTGGGCTTGCGCTTACTATGGGTTTCCTTTTCCCGGCGGCAAACCGGCAAGGCAGTGGTCCATGACTACACCCTGGGACAAGTAAGAATTTCCCTAACAACCATTGAAAACTTGGTTAAGAAAGTTGTCTACCAGATACAGGGTGTAAAAGAAGTAAAACCACGTGTTATACAAACTTCAAAGGGAATGGGGTTGCATATTCGGGCAATCGTGTCCCCAGATATCAGTATTCCGGAAGTCAGCCGGCAAATTCAACAGCGGGTACAGGAGTACCTTTCACAAACCACCGGGATCGTGGTAACCGATATCAAAGTAATTGTGGATAATATATCCAGCACCCGTCCTAGGGTAGAGTAAGCCCGGCAGGAGGAGGGTGAAGATGTTATATAAACTATTTCAGGAAATTATCGAAAACCACAGGGGAAAAGCCGTAGGAGCAATACTGGGACTGGCCTTTGGCTGGTTTGCTATCAGCTATGGCTTATTTAAAGCCTTATTTGTGAGCCTTTGTGTATCAATCGGTTATTTTGTAGGCAAGGGCGTGGACCAAAGTTTTGATTTTCGGGAAGCCTTTGACAGACTTTTTCGGGATCGCTGGTAACCCAGGACTAATTTATGCAAATGAAGAAGAATGGCAAAACTAAAAATAAATAATGACTTTGAGGAGGTCCTAACTTGGGCAGAAGGCAGGCCAGAGAAACTGCACTGCAGGTATTATTTCAAATTGACTTAGGAAAAACCGAACCAGACCTTGCACTTAACAATACTGCGGAGGAGTTTGGGGCTGGTCCCCAGGAGATAGAGTTTGCCCGACAATTAGTTATGGGCACCCTGGAACACATAGAAGAAATTGATGCTATGATTGGTAAGGTTAGTAAGGAATGGCAATTGAATCGGATGGCCAATGTAGACCGCAATATTATGCGGTTAGCAATCTTTGAAATGAATTATCGAGCCGATATCCCCAAGAGTGTATCGGTTAATGAAGCTCTGGAATTATCCAAGATATTTGGCACCCCGGACTCCGTCCGTTTTATAAACGGTATCCTAGGCAAACTGCTGGATAACAAGGACGAAGCAGCACCAGTCATAAGTAGTCTAGAGTAAATTATAACTCTTATATAATCTAGGCTTGTTTAAATTACTGACTTATATGTTTGTGAGGAGGAGACTAGGTTGTATCAGATCATCTCAAAAAAAGCCTTGGCACCAGCTATTTACGAATACGAAATCTTGGCGCCGAAGGTGGCAAAAAAGGCAAAAGCAGGACAATTTATTATTGTCAAGGTCGATGAACAGGGAGAGAGGATACCGCTTACCATTGCTGATTTTAACAGGGAAACTGGAACTGTCACCATTGTTTTTGCTGAGGCAGGCTACTCCACTAAAAAACTAGGTCAATTAAATGCTGGGGATGCGGTACAGGACTTTGTTGGACCCCTGGGCGTTCCCTCCCATGTGGACAAGCTTGGCACAGTGATAATGGTTGCCGGTGGGGTAGGCGTTGCGCCTGTTTATCCCATCGCCAGGGAGATGAAAATTGCTGGAAGCCATGTGGTGGGTATCATGGGTGCCCGGAATAAAGATTTGATCTTTTGGGAAGACCGTATGAAAGAAGCCTGTGATGAATTATTTGTCACCACAGATGATGGTTCTTATGTACGGCAGGGCTTTGTAACC
This genomic interval from Desulforamulus reducens MI-1 contains the following:
- a CDS encoding Asp23/Gls24 family envelope stress response protein, which codes for MTDNKRDIVVMTPHEGLGGIRISDDVVGVIAGMAATEVSGVAGMSGGLGGGIAEMLGRKNLSKGVKVEVGEKEAAVDLFVIVEFGVRIPDVASQIQMNVKRAIEGMTGLSVVEVNVHVQGVTFPNADTKEDEPNRVR
- the amaP gene encoding alkaline shock response membrane anchor protein AmaP, encoding MSPFDRSLLIFYTLLMTIFSLLALLIVSGWWQQPLYLLWQSPYVHDLQLYLSIFIGVLLLVGLRLLWVSFSRRQTGKAVVHDYTLGQVRISLTTIENLVKKVVYQIQGVKEVKPRVIQTSKGMGLHIRAIVSPDISIPEVSRQIQQRVQEYLSQTTGIVVTDIKVIVDNISSTRPRVE
- a CDS encoding DUF2273 domain-containing protein, with the protein product MLYKLFQEIIENHRGKAVGAILGLAFGWFAISYGLFKALFVSLCVSIGYFVGKGVDQSFDFREAFDRLFRDRW
- the nusB gene encoding transcription antitermination factor NusB, yielding MGRRQARETALQVLFQIDLGKTEPDLALNNTAEEFGAGPQEIEFARQLVMGTLEHIEEIDAMIGKVSKEWQLNRMANVDRNIMRLAIFEMNYRADIPKSVSVNEALELSKIFGTPDSVRFINGILGKLLDNKDEAAPVISSLE
- a CDS encoding sulfide/dihydroorotate dehydrogenase-like FAD/NAD-binding protein, whose product is MYQIISKKALAPAIYEYEILAPKVAKKAKAGQFIIVKVDEQGERIPLTIADFNRETGTVTIVFAEAGYSTKKLGQLNAGDAVQDFVGPLGVPSHVDKLGTVIMVAGGVGVAPVYPIAREMKIAGSHVVGIMGARNKDLIFWEDRMKEACDELFVTTDDGSYVRQGFVTDVLREYIEKEGNPAMVMAIGPLPMMRAVANMTKEYGIKTMVSLNSIMVDGTGMCGACRVTIGGETKFVCVDGPEFDGHLVDFEEQLMRSRQYKSEEQQAMQQSSCGCGGGGKCHG